A part of Escherichia marmotae genomic DNA contains:
- the rstB gene encoding two-component system sensor histidine kinase RstB: MNTIVFVEDDAEVGSLIAAYLAKHDMQVTIEPRGDHAEETILRENPDLVLLDIMLPGKDGMTICRDLGSKWSGPIVLLTSLDSDMNHILALEMGACDYILKTTPPAVLLARLRLHLRQNEQATLTKGIQETPLTPYKALHFGTLTIDPINRVVTLANTEISLSTADFELLWELATHAGQIMDRDALLRNLRGVSYDGLDRSVDVAISRLRKKLLDNAAEPYRIKTVRNKGYLFAPHAAVGPVPYLYYLHQMRLLDIALIAFIAISLAFPVFIWMRPHWQDMLKLEAAAQRFGDGHLNERIHFDDGSSFERLGVAFNQMADNINALIASKKQLIDGIAHELRTPLVRLRYRLEMSDNLSETESQALNRDISQLEALIEELLTYARLDRPQNELHLSEPDLPLWLSTHLADIQAVNPDKTVRIKTLMQGHYAALDMRLMARVLDNLINNALRYCHSTVETSLLLAGNRATLIVEDDGPGIAPQDREHVFEPFVRLDPSRDRSTGGCGLGLAIVHSIALAMGGTVNCDSSELGGARFSFSWPLWHNIPQFTSA, translated from the coding sequence ATGAACACTATCGTATTTGTGGAAGATGACGCAGAAGTTGGTTCACTGATTGCCGCATACCTGGCGAAACATGATATGCAGGTAACCATAGAACCTCGCGGCGACCATGCAGAAGAAACGATCCTGCGGGAAAATCCGGATCTGGTGCTACTCGATATCATGCTACCTGGCAAAGACGGCATGACTATCTGTCGCGATTTAGGTTCTAAGTGGTCCGGACCAATCGTTCTGCTGACCTCCCTCGACAGTGATATGAACCACATTCTGGCGCTGGAAATGGGTGCCTGCGACTATATTCTCAAAACGACTCCTCCTGCAGTTCTGCTGGCTCGGCTACGTTTACATTTGCGTCAGAATGAGCAAGCGACGCTGACCAAAGGCATTCAGGAAACGCCTCTGACGCCCTACAAAGCATTGCATTTCGGCACGTTGACCATCGACCCTATTAACCGCGTAGTCACCCTTGCTAACACTGAGATTTCACTCTCTACCGCCGATTTCGAACTGCTCTGGGAATTAGCCACTCATGCGGGGCAAATTATGGATCGCGATGCGTTGTTGCGAAATTTACGCGGCGTCAGTTATGACGGTCTGGATCGTAGCGTGGACGTGGCTATTTCGCGGTTAAGAAAAAAACTGCTCGATAACGCTGCTGAACCGTATCGTATTAAAACTGTGCGTAACAAAGGCTATCTTTTTGCGCCCCATGCGGCCGTCGGTCCCGTTCCTTATCTCTATTACCTCCATCAAATGCGTTTGTTGGATATCGCGCTGATTGCCTTTATTGCCATCTCTCTCGCCTTTCCAGTGTTTATCTGGATGCGTCCGCACTGGCAGGACATGTTAAAACTGGAAGCAGCGGCGCAACGATTTGGCGATGGCCATCTCAATGAACGCATTCACTTTGATGATGGTTCGAGCTTTGAACGACTGGGCGTAGCATTTAACCAGATGGCGGACAATATCAATGCATTAATTGCCAGCAAAAAACAGCTTATCGACGGGATTGCTCACGAACTGCGAACGCCGTTAGTGCGCCTGCGTTATCGGCTGGAGATGAGCGATAACCTGAGTGAAACAGAGTCTCAGGCTCTGAATCGTGATATCAGCCAACTGGAAGCCTTGATCGAAGAACTGCTGACCTATGCCCGATTAGACCGCCCGCAAAATGAGTTGCATCTTAGCGAGCCAGACCTACCGTTATGGCTGTCAACACATCTGGCCGATATCCAGGCTGTTAACCCCGACAAAACGGTACGGATAAAAACGCTCATGCAAGGTCATTATGCGGCGCTGGATATGCGCTTAATGGCGCGCGTGTTGGATAACTTGATCAATAACGCCCTGCGCTACTGCCATTCAACCGTAGAAACCAGCCTGCTACTGGCAGGAAACAGAGCGACATTAATTGTCGAAGATGATGGGCCAGGAATAGCCCCACAGGATCGCGAGCATGTCTTTGAACCCTTTGTGCGTCTCGATCCTAGCCGTGACCGTTCAACCGGCGGTTGTGGGTTGGGACTGGCGATTGTCCACTCTATTGCACTGGCAATGGGCGGCACGGTTAACTGTGACTCCAGCGAACTGGGTGGTGCCCGCTTCTCGTTTAGCTGGCCGTTATGGCATAACATCCCGCAATTTACCTCTGCCTGA
- a CDS encoding GlpM family protein has translation MGLVIKAALGALVVVLIGVLAKTKNYYIAGLIPLFPTFALIAHYIVASERGIEALRATIIFSMWSIIPYFIYLASLWYFTGIMRLPAAFVGSVVCWGLSAWVLIICWMKLH, from the coding sequence ATGGGGCTGGTAATCAAAGCCGCGCTTGGTGCGCTGGTGGTGGTGTTGATTGGTGTATTAGCAAAAACGAAAAATTACTACATAGCCGGGCTGATCCCGCTTTTCCCAACCTTTGCGCTCATCGCGCATTATATTGTTGCCAGCGAACGCGGCATTGAAGCCTTACGCGCAACCATCATTTTCAGTATGTGGTCGATCATTCCTTATTTTATTTATCTGGCGTCGCTGTGGTATTTCACTGGAATCATGCGCTTGCCCGCGGCTTTTGTAGGTTCTGTGGTGTGCTGGGGACTAAGCGCATGGGTGCTGATTATTTGCTGGATGAAACTGCATTAA
- the folM gene encoding dihydromonapterin reductase produces the protein MGNTQPLPILITGGGRRIGLALAWHFINQKQPVIVSYRTHYPAIDSLIQAGAQCIQADFSTNDGVMAFADKVLKSTHGLRAILHNASAWMAEKPGTPLADVLACMMQIHVNTPYLLNHALERLLRGHGHAASDIIHFTDYVVERGSDNHIAYAASKAALDNMTRSFARKLAPEVKVNSIAPSLILFNEHDDAEYRQQALNKSLMKTAPGEKEVIELVDYLLTSCFVTGRSFPLDGGRHLR, from the coding sequence ATGGGTAATACCCAGCCCTTGCCAATATTAATCACTGGCGGAGGCCGTCGCATCGGCCTCGCCCTCGCCTGGCATTTTATTAATCAAAAGCAACCGGTGATTGTCAGCTATCGGACGCACTATCCTGCCATTGATAGCCTGATTCAGGCGGGAGCACAGTGTATTCAGGCTGATTTTTCGACGAATGATGGCGTGATGGCGTTTGCCGATAAAGTATTAAAAAGCACCCACGGCCTGCGTGCCATTTTGCACAATGCCAGCGCGTGGATGGCAGAAAAACCAGGTACGCCACTGGCTGACGTGCTGGCCTGCATGATGCAAATCCACGTTAATACCCCATACCTTCTTAACCACGCTCTGGAAAGATTACTGCGTGGTCACGGGCACGCCGCCAGCGATATTATTCACTTCACCGATTATGTGGTGGAACGAGGCAGCGACAACCATATCGCCTATGCAGCAAGCAAAGCAGCCCTGGATAATATGACCCGCTCATTTGCCCGCAAGCTGGCACCGGAAGTGAAAGTGAATTCTATTGCACCGTCGCTGATCCTGTTTAATGAACATGATGATGCTGAATATCGCCAACAGGCGCTGAATAAATCGCTGATGAAAACCGCGCCTGGCGAGAAAGAGGTGATCGAACTGGTCGATTACTTGCTCACCAGTTGCTTTGTTACCGGGCGCAGTTTCCCGCTTGATGGAGGTCGACATCTGCGTTAA